The DNA region GGTTCGCCATTGACCTCAACTGCGTTCGGCCTGTGTTTACAGAGGAGTTGTCGCTTACCGCTGCGCGACATCCCTTGCTCGAGCTGCGCATGAAGGCCGCTGCGCGGGAAGAGGGAAGTGAGGCGGATAGTCCTGTGCCGCTGACGATTATCCTTCCCCCGGCGACGAAGCAACTCATCATCAGCGGCCCGAACACCGGCGGCAAGACGGTCTCGCTGAAGACGCTGGGATTGCTGGCGCTGATGGCGCAGGCCGGGATTCCGGTCCCGGCGGAGGAGGCGAAGCTGCCGCTGTTCACCAGTGTCTATGCGGACATTGGCGATGCGCAGTCGATCGAGCGCAATCTTTCGAGCTTCTCCGCGCACGTCGTCAATCTCGACCGCATCTCGCGCGAGGCGACGGCGTCGTCGCTGGTTCTGCTCGATGAACTGGGTTCGGCCACTGATCCGGAAGAGGGAGCGGCGCTGGCCGTGGCTGTGGCCTCGCATTTTCTCGCGGCGAATGTCTGGTGCTGTATCACTACGCACCTTACGTCGCTGAAGGTCTACGCAGCCAACCATGCGGGAGTGCTCAACGCGGCGGTGGGCTTCGACCAGGAGACACTGACGCCGACGTATGAGCTTCGGCTGGGGGTGCCGGGGGCGTCTGCCGGTCTGAATATCGCTGCGCGGCTTGGGCTTTCGCCGGAGATTATCACAGCGGCGCGGGCGCAGATGACCACGCAGACCGCGGATATTGGAGCGTTTCTCGACCAGCTTCACGACCAGCTCACCGCGGCTATCGCTGAGCGCGAGACGCTTCGCCAGAGGGAGCGCGAGCTGTCCCGCGAGAAGGCGCGCGTGGAGGTGGAGGGGCGGGTCGAGCAGAAGGCGCGTACGAAGGAGCTTGAAGTAAAGCTCAATTCGCTGATCGAGGATTTTGCCTATCAGCTCCGCGAGACGGTCAAGGCCATCGACGACAAGACCGTCGCGCAGAAGATTGCGCGTGACTCCGCGGCTCGAATTGCGCGCTTGCGCCGCGAGTTTTCTGAGCAGTTCAACTCGACTGTCGTCGCTCACAATACCGGGGCGGACAAGAACGATCCCGCCGCGCAGCCGCATTTGCCGAAAGGCATCAAGGTCGGGGATCTGGTCAAGCTAAAGTCGTTGGGCAGGCAGGCGCGAGTCGATCGGGTGGTTGATGCGAAGACGTTTGAGGTCTCCATTGGCCCGATGAAGATGCGGGCCGGTATCGACGACATCGCCGGAGTGGAATCGGTGAAGGTCGTCACGCCGCTCGAAGCTGCGCGCAAGAGGGGCAACATCACTGTCTCCACCAATAGCGATCCGGACTATATGTCATCGGAGATTAATGTGATTGGCCGCACCGCCGACGAGGCGCATGATGAGGTTGAGCGCTTTCTCGATCGCGCCTTCCTGGCTGGGCTGCCGCGCATTCGTATCGTCCACGGAACCGGCATGGGGGTCCTGCGCCGCACGCTGCGAGAGTATCTGCGCGGCCATCCCCATGTCACTACTGTCACCGAACCCGCGCAGAATGAGGGAGGTCAGGGCGCGACTGTAGTGGAGCTGAGGCAGTAATGATTCTGCAGCCGGCATAAACTGCAACTGGGCTATTTCAGATACCTTCGAGTCTTGATTCTCCGGTGAGAGGGAGAACGTTGTACTCTTGGTGTCGCAAGGCGCGACGGGCGAGGGGACAGCGATGGCGATGGCGGTGATGGCGTGGATTTTGGCGATCCCTATGCTTGGGGCGGCGACGGGGATGCGGACGTTCACTCCGATGGCGGTGATCTGCTGGTTTGCCTATGCCGGGAATCTGCCCGTGGACGAGACATGGGCGTCCTGGGTCGCGAAGCTGGTGACCGCGATTGTGTTTACCGTGCTTGCAGTAGGCGAGCTGGTGGGCGATAAGCTGCCGCAGACACCGGACCGAACCTCGATGTTGCCGCTACTGGCGAGACTGATCTTTGGCGGACTGGTGGGCGCGATTATCGCAGGGAGCTTGAATGGACCGGCGACGGAAGGAGCGATTCTGGGGATCGGTGGAGCGCTGGTGGGCGCGTTTGGGGGGTATCTTGTTCGCCGTGCCATTGTGGAGTGGTCAGGCGGCAAGGATTGGCCGGTTGCGGTCGCCGAGGACTTTGTTGCGGTGGGATTCGCCGTGATTGCGCTGGGGATTGTGACCGGGTGAGGTAGGATGACAGCGTAAGGTGACACTTGTAAGTGCGCAAACGAACGTTGCGTTTTGGCGGTGTCCCATGTCCCAGAATCGGGACATGAGGCAGCCGGGTTCGGATGTTTTTGAATTTATTGGTACATCCGGAGTACGGCCTGTATATTTCTGGCATCTCAGATCGAGAAGATATTTAGAAAGAGGACGAAGCCCTATGTTTACGCCCACGCTTATCAGCATTATTGTGACCCTGATTGTGATTGGTCTGCTGTTGTATTTGATCGGGTTGATTCCGATGGATGGAACCATTAAGCAGATCATCCGCGTGGTTGTGATCATCGCCGTGATTGTGTGGTTGCTGCAATCGTTTGGGCTGCTTGGGCCGATCGGGCACGGGCACTTGATGCGGTAGTTTCGCGGCGGCTATCCGGCTGTTTATCCCCAGAGAACCTTGCGTGCCGTGGCGCGAAGGGTCGATTCGCTTTGAGCTCCAATTCTGCTTCCTACGAGTTCTTCGTGCTTTCGACTGCCGTCGGATCGGCTGACCTCGCCCGCGCAGACGCGGTTGCGGCCAGTTCGCTTGGCCTCATAGAGGGCCTTGTCGGCCGCTTCGAGCAGATCTTCGATGCAGAACGGGTCGCCGGGCAGACAGGTTGCGACGCCGCAGCTTACGGTGGTGGGGAGCACGGTGGATGAGTCGGCGGATTCGACGGCGGGCGAACCTGCGACCTCGACGAGCTTGCGGATGCGCTCGGCGACGATCAGCGCCGAACGCTGTGAGGTCTGGGGGAGCAGGACGACAAACTCTTCCCCGCCAAAGCGGGCCGCGAAGTCGTCCTTGCCGCGCAAGGACTGCTGCAGGAGCGATGCGACGCGAGTCAGCACTTTGTCGCCGTAGAGGTGGCCGCGAAGGTCGTTGACCGCCTTGAAGCGGTCGATATCGATGACGATGGCGGAGAGCAGGGTGCCGTCGGCCATGGTCTGCTGCCAGAGGGTCCCGCAATAGAGCTCGAACGAGTGACGATTGGCGAGGCCGGTGAGATTGTCGCGGTTGGAGATGCGATGCAGTTCGGCGTTGACGTAGGCAAGCTCTTCACTCTGCATCTCATTGCGCAGCAGCATGAGATAAACCAGGCGAAGATGCCGGCCGAAGCTGAAGTTCGCAACCAGGGAGATGGTGACGGAGAAACCGGTCAGCATGATACCCAGCGTCTGCTCCACCGGGCTGAGGAAACGATCGAAATGGATAAAGATGAGGTCGGCGCCGAACATTACTGCCGAGGTGGAGAGCGCATAGGTAAACGGCAGGCGCATCACCAGGTTTGCAAACAGGATGACAATGATCAGGGCGGCCTGCGCATAGGCTGAGGAGGCCGGGCTCTTGTCCATCGCTATATAGAGCTGGGAGAGCCCGGCGAGGCCGATCACCGCTGCGACGCTGGCTTCGCGGTAAACTTTTCCCGGATTCCACCGCATACTGGCGTTGACCAGAAGCGCCAGCGGGGTGATGATGCCCGCCCGCAGAATGATCGCACTCCATGAGTTGCCGTCGCCGATGCAATAGTCGATGACGGCAAAGAGATCGAACAACACGATGGCGATGAGGCCCTGATACCAGAGGTGGGTGGCGCGCTGCCCGGCGATGTTCTGTTCGAAGCGCTCTTCGAGCAGGGGCGGCAGCTTCGGCCACTTCAATTTCACGCCAGAGAGCCGCTCGATTTCCTGGGTGACCTGGTTGTGAATTGAATTGGACTCCATAAAATCGCTGTCCTTCACGCTGTAGAACCGAGCTGGGTACGTGCCGCAGCCTCTTCTGTCATCCTGTTGAACTAAATGGGTTGATTACCGGTTATAGTTTCATTGCAATAGCCTGATAAGTCTGTCACAGTCGGAGAACGAAATTATTTCAGTCTTCTGCAACTTTAGGGCTATTTCTTTCAAATTGCTACCTAATAAGATGCCTGAGAAAAGAAAACCAACCTCCCGAAAAGCCGCTATCGATTTTATATGTAAAAACATGAAGCGAGCTTGAGTTCCCGCCATAGGCAAACGATTGTGTTGGGGTTCCGATGTACTCTTCCCCTTCGGGGCGCTCCGAGGCGGGATGACATCGGTGAAGTGCCTCCGTCAGCCCGCGAGAAAATTATCGATCAGGCGGGTTTGGCCGACCCAGGCAGCGATGGCGACCAGGGTTCCCGGTTCCACGATATCGACCGGGAGAAGCGTCTGCGCATCGACGGCTGCGAGATAGTCGACCTTTACGGTGGCCAATTCCTGGGTTGCCTGCCGTATCAGTTCCTCACTCCGGCGTTGGCCGGTGGCAATAATTTGCTGGATATGGCGCAGGGCACGGGGCAGGGCGAGGGCTTGGACCCGTTCGGCGGGGCTGAGATAGCGATTGCGGCTGCTCAGGGCGAGGCCGTCGGCGTCGCGGACGATGGGACAGCCGATCACTTCGATGTCGAAGTTCAGGTCGCGGACCATCTGCCGCAGCACGGCGAGTTGAGCGGCATCCTTCTGGCCGAAGTAGGCGCGGTGAGGCTGGGCGATATGGAACAATTTGGCGACGACGGTGGCTACGCCGGTGAAGTGACCGGGGCGCGAGGCTCCGTCGAGGCGGTCGCCGATGCCGTCTACGGTGATTTTGGTGACTGCACCGGGGGGGTACATCTCCGCGGCGGTGGGGGCAAAGAGCAAGGCGACTCCCTCAGCGGCGAGCTGTCGGCAGTCGTCGTCGAAGGTGCGAGGATACTTTGCAAGATCTTCATTGGGTCCGAACTGGAGGGGGTTGACGAAGATGGAAGCGGCGACCGCGGCGCACTCCGACCGTGCCCGGCGGACGAGCGAAAGGTGTCCTTCGTGAAGCGCGCCCATCGTTGGCACAAAGCCCAGCGGGGCGTTATCTGTGCGCAGGCTGCGGCATAGCTGCTGCATTTCACTTGCGGTTTGGACAATCTTCATGGGTTGTCAGCCAGCCTTCTCGGTT from Edaphobacter paludis includes:
- the panC gene encoding pantoate--beta-alanine ligase, coding for MKIVQTASEMQQLCRSLRTDNAPLGFVPTMGALHEGHLSLVRRARSECAAVAASIFVNPLQFGPNEDLAKYPRTFDDDCRQLAAEGVALLFAPTAAEMYPPGAVTKITVDGIGDRLDGASRPGHFTGVATVVAKLFHIAQPHRAYFGQKDAAQLAVLRQMVRDLNFDIEVIGCPIVRDADGLALSSRNRYLSPAERVQALALPRALRHIQQIIATGQRRSEELIRQATQELATVKVDYLAAVDAQTLLPVDIVEPGTLVAIAAWVGQTRLIDNFLAG
- a CDS encoding endonuclease MutS2: MPLLPNVPSPLPESSAAALEWPRLRDAVAGRTFSALGRAWVLALEPSADLSWIDRQQQRTEEMRKMLSGGGSFDFHGLFDPTGLLDQARIEGAALEAMEISSLLNVVERVAAWRNVIDPPASGARYNWPGIVALSEPLLGYDFAPLLRLLRGKIEPDGSLSDDASPELRRIRRAMERQHRAIEESLRRSLRSLTEGGSTQDDLITIRGDRFVIPVKAEFKRKVPGVVHGSSSSGQTVFVEPLETIEQNNELVRLLDEEQAEIHRILVAMTRALGENAAAIHTGTCILAEVEAHVARARFAIDLNCVRPVFTEELSLTAARHPLLELRMKAAAREEGSEADSPVPLTIILPPATKQLIISGPNTGGKTVSLKTLGLLALMAQAGIPVPAEEAKLPLFTSVYADIGDAQSIERNLSSFSAHVVNLDRISREATASSLVLLDELGSATDPEEGAALAVAVASHFLAANVWCCITTHLTSLKVYAANHAGVLNAAVGFDQETLTPTYELRLGVPGASAGLNIAARLGLSPEIITAARAQMTTQTADIGAFLDQLHDQLTAAIAERETLRQRERELSREKARVEVEGRVEQKARTKELEVKLNSLIEDFAYQLRETVKAIDDKTVAQKIARDSAARIARLRREFSEQFNSTVVAHNTGADKNDPAAQPHLPKGIKVGDLVKLKSLGRQARVDRVVDAKTFEVSIGPMKMRAGIDDIAGVESVKVVTPLEAARKRGNITVSTNSDPDYMSSEINVIGRTADEAHDEVERFLDRAFLAGLPRIRIVHGTGMGVLRRTLREYLRGHPHVTTVTEPAQNEGGQGATVVELRQ
- a CDS encoding GGDEF domain-containing protein, whose translation is MESNSIHNQVTQEIERLSGVKLKWPKLPPLLEERFEQNIAGQRATHLWYQGLIAIVLFDLFAVIDYCIGDGNSWSAIILRAGIITPLALLVNASMRWNPGKVYREASVAAVIGLAGLSQLYIAMDKSPASSAYAQAALIIVILFANLVMRLPFTYALSTSAVMFGADLIFIHFDRFLSPVEQTLGIMLTGFSVTISLVANFSFGRHLRLVYLMLLRNEMQSEELAYVNAELHRISNRDNLTGLANRHSFELYCGTLWQQTMADGTLLSAIVIDIDRFKAVNDLRGHLYGDKVLTRVASLLQQSLRGKDDFAARFGGEEFVVLLPQTSQRSALIVAERIRKLVEVAGSPAVESADSSTVLPTTVSCGVATCLPGDPFCIEDLLEAADKALYEAKRTGRNRVCAGEVSRSDGSRKHEELVGSRIGAQSESTLRATARKVLWG
- a CDS encoding Thivi_2564 family membrane protein, with product MFTPTLISIIVTLIVIGLLLYLIGLIPMDGTIKQIIRVVVIIAVIVWLLQSFGLLGPIGHGHLMR
- a CDS encoding DUF4126 family protein → MSQGATGEGTAMAMAVMAWILAIPMLGAATGMRTFTPMAVICWFAYAGNLPVDETWASWVAKLVTAIVFTVLAVGELVGDKLPQTPDRTSMLPLLARLIFGGLVGAIIAGSLNGPATEGAILGIGGALVGAFGGYLVRRAIVEWSGGKDWPVAVAEDFVAVGFAVIALGIVTG